A segment of the Candidatus Marinarcus aquaticus genome:
ACGGCGGCATTAAGAGAGAGGATATTGGTTTGAAAGGCGATTTGATCAATCACATTAATCGCTTCATTGATTGCGGTGACCTTTTCATTGATTTCATCCATTGAACTTGCGGTTTTTGTTGCCAACTCTTCCCCTTTATTGGCGGATTGAGTTACGCTGTTGGCAATATTTGACATCTGTGTAATGTTCTCTGTTGAAGAGACAATATTGCTTGTCACCTCTTCAAGCGCAGCTGCTGTCTCTTCAAGTCGTGCAGCCGTTTCATTGGAAGATTGATTCAAGGTTTTTACATTGCTTAAAAGAGTAGTGGCTGAGTGATCTAATGAAAGACCATTTTGTCTGCTTTCAAAAAGCATCGTATTGATGGCATCTCTTAACTTATTAATGTCACTGATTAAAAGCTCAAATACTCCTCCTTTTTCAATCCCTTTTACAACTACTTTTCGTCTATAGTTATAATTTGCATACTCTTCTAATGTTTCATTGATGGTCACAAAATGTTGTTTTGTGGCACCAATCATTTCATTAATACCTTGCTTAAGTGTATTGAGTGTTTCATTGGTCGTAGGTGTTTCAATAGTCTGGCTGTACCAACCATGTTTCACGCGACCAATAATAATTGAAGCTTCATCAATAAGTTTTTGTTCTTCTAAAAGATTGGTTTCAATTTTTTTGACATTTGCATTGAGCATATCAGCCATTTGACCAAATTCGTCTTTTGATTTAATAATGATTGGATCAATATGTTGACTCTTTTTATCCAAAAATTCAAAAAAGGAGATCAAACCCAATTTAAATCTCTCTAAAGAGAGTGAGATATTTTTTGTTAACACTGTTAAGTATCCCATAATTAAAATCAGTACAAGAAGCGATTCTAAAAAGATAAAGTAAATCAAGTTATCCATTTGATTATGGTACATCTGCGTTCGTTTTATTAAACCCTTCTCTTTCATTTGTATGATCTTTTTAAAGGCTTCTTGACTGTTTTTTTCCAAAAGCAGTGCCTTAATACGGTAATTGGTATAAGCCTCATTGAGTAATTCTTGGTTTAACTGCATTTGATCTAAACTTTTAACGCTTTGTAAACCAAAATCAATATACGCCAGTGTTTTCTCTTTAGACGTTTGTACTGCTTTTATTTTCTTATCTTCATTGGGCGTGTTTTTAACACTTAATAAAAGTTGTGAAAATCCTTCGACAACTCTGCTTTTACTTGCCTCAATGTGTTTAATATTTTCATCAACAATATCACCTAAAAAAATACTCTGAATAGAGCGACTGATTGCATTGATTTCATTGGTAATTTCTAAAACTAAAAATTTTCCTTCAACGGCTTTTTTTGAGTAAATGTCAAAATTTTTATCTGCATCTGAAGCCAAATAGTACTTCATTATACCTACACATAAGACTACAGTAAAAACAACTGCACCAAAAATCTTCATCTTTTGAGCAATTGAAAAACCTTGTTTCGCCATTCCCATTTATCGTCCTTAATCAAAAAAGTAACGAAAATGTATCATAAATAATACTAATAATTACTTAAGGGCATTAAAAAAGACTAAGTAGAATTATTATACTATTTCAAGTAAAAACCACCGTAAGAGAAATCATGACAAAACTTGAATATGATCAAAAAGTAGAAAAGCTTATTTTATGGGCACATGCCTACTATGTGCAAGATAATCCAATTGCTACTGATGAGGAGTACGATAAACTCAATCGTGAAGTATTGGCGTATGAACAAAACAATCCACAAGATGCTCATCCTAATTCACCAACTAAACGTGTGGGAGGTTTCGTTTTGGAAGGATTTCAAAAAGCCAATCATCTTTCACGTATGTGGTCACAAGAGGATATTTTTAATACCCAAGAGCTTATTGATTGGATCAATCGAGCCAAAAAAGTCAATGAGAACTTAGAGTATTACTGTGAACCAAAATTTGATGGGGCGAGTATGAATCTTATCTATGAACATGGGGTACTAAAACAGGCCATTACACGAGGAGATGGAAGTGTAGGAGAAGATGTTACGAATAACGTTAAAACCATGCACTCTGTCCCTTTACAAATCAAGGAGCAATCCCTCATTGAAATTCGTGGAGAAGTGGTCATTCGTAAAAGCGATTTTGAAAAAATCAATGCTCAACGCTTGAAAAATGGAGAGCAACTTTTTGCCAATCCAAGAAATGCAGCTTCTGGAAGTCTGCGTCAACTGGACCCAAGTATCACGGCTCAGAGAAAACTCTTTTTTAATGTATGGGGTATAGGACAAAACTCATTGGAGTTTAAAACCAATTCTCAAAGTATGGAATATATCTACTCTTTAGGCTTTGTAAAACCCCCATTACAACGCGTTTGCCACAATGTACAAGAGATAGAGGAACTCTATCATCAAATCATCGATTCACGAGATGTCATTCCGATGATGCTTGATGGAATGGTGATAAAAATCAATGACTTAGAGACCCAAGATGAACTGGGTTTTACAGTGAAGTATCCTAAATGGTCATGCGCCTATAAATTTCCAGCGGTGGAGAAAAGTACCAGAGTAAAAGATATTATTCTGCAAGTAGGACGAACGGGTGTTATTACACCTGTTGCAGTCGTTGAACCCACGCATATTGATGGCTCCACGGTTGAAAGAGCCACGCTTCATAACTTTGATGAGATTGCACGTTTAGATTTACGACTGAATGACGAAGTGATTATCATTAAAAGTGGAGATATTATCCCTAAAATCACTAAGGTCTTTACCGACCGACGAGATGGAACACAAATAGAGGTACAACGTCCTACTTCTTGCCCTAAATGCCAAAGTGAACTTTTGGATGAAGGAACTCTTATTAAGTGTCAAAACCTTGATTGTGAGGCCAGAGTGGTGAACTCTATTATCTATTTTGCCTCTAAAAACTGCATGAATATTGATGGTTTGGGAAATAAAATTGTAGAGTTGTTGGTCAATGAAAAAATCATTTTTGATATATTGGATTTATATTCATTGAGCTATGAAAAACTCAAAAACCTTGAAGGGTTTAAAGAGAAAAAAATCAATAACCTTTTAAATGCCATTGACAATACCAAAGGAAGTGAACTTCATCGTATCATCAATGCTTTGGGCATTGAACACATCGGTGAAGTGGCTTCTAAACAAATCTGCTTAGAGTTTGGGTTAGATGTTGTTAACGTCAATTACGAACAACTCGTTGCACTGGATGGTATTGGGGAGCAAATGGCGAACTCTTTTTGTGAATTCATGAGAGTTAACCATGAGTTGGTCAATAAACTCATTGAAATCATTCACCCTAAAGTTGAAGAGAAAGTAGAAGTCAGCGAGAATGCTTTTAAAGGTAAAACGGTGGTACTTACTGGAACCATGAGTGTCAGCCGAGGTGTGATTAAAAAGAACTTAGAAGTATTGGGGGCAAAAGTTTCGTCAAGTGTTTCTAAAAAAACCGATTATGTTATCTATGGTGAAGAAGCAGGAAGTAAATACGATAAAGCGGTCGAACTTGGTGTACAAACACTCACAGAAGATGAGATGAATGCACTTTTAGATTAACTTATAAAGGCAGTGTCATTGTAAACGTGACACCCTCTCCTTCACTGCTTTCACACACAATTACTCCACCCAGTTTTTTTGTAACCAAATTATAGATGATATTTAACCCTAAACCGCTTCCACCACCTTCTCGATTGGTTGTAAAAAATGGCTCATAAATCTTTTTAAGATTTTCAGTTGGTATACCTTTACCTGTATCTTTGTAAATAATTTGAATGGCATCACCCACTTTATTCACATCAATTTGTATGCTTCCTTCATCCTCTTTTTTAAAACCATGAATCAATGAGTTCATAATAAGATTCGTCAAAATTTGTGAAATATCTCCTGGATAACTTGATATGCTCAACTCTTTTGGACAATGTACAAGCACATCAATTTTCGTCTGTTTGAGTTTATTGTGTAGACTTAAAACCACTTCATTGATGTATTGATTGAGTTTGATTTCACGCTTCTCTTCCACACTTTGATCCACTGCCACTTGTTTAAAACTTTTGACCAAATGTGCTGTTTTTTCTAAGTTCAAACGAATGGTTTTGGCCAGTTTATATGAAGTATCAATATATGCATTAAACTCATCTTCGCCTAAATCACCATTTTCATAATCTTTTTTAAGTTTTTTAGTAATATCACTAAAATGCGTAATACCCGTTAAACTTAATCCTACTGGGGTATTAATCTCATGCGCCACTCCAGCAACCAATCCTCCAAGACTTGCCAGTTTCTCTGTTTCAATTAAGTGTTCTTGCGTTTGTTCGAGTTTCTCCATGGATTGTTGCAACTCTTGGGTTCTCTCTTTGACTTTTTTCTCTAAGTTTTCATTTAAATAACGAATCTCTGCCTCTGCTTTTCTTCTGGCTTCAATCTCTTTATCTCTTTGTGCAATTTTCTCTTGCAGTTGAATAGAGTGTTTAAGCAATATTTTTTCTTTTTCGACATAGAAGTTAATTTTTTCATTAAACTCTTTGGGGGTCACTTTCATTTTAGAGAGAATATCAGCATACGTTTTAGAGAGCTCTTTTGATTCAGAGTGTTTAAAGGCATAACTTTTTTCCATAATACTGTGTGCACTTGCAGCACCTACTGTACCAGAAAGATAACGTTCTACTTGTCCATGCAGACGTGCAAGTTCAATAATGTTTAAAGAGGTTTTATCTGTAAAGCCCAACTCTTTTAGAATGTCGTTAAGGACTTCTATGGTTTTTTCCTCTTTATAATAAGCATTGAGTACTCTTTTATAGGTTTCAATTTTTTTACTTAAATTAATATGACTTTTAAGCTCTTCAGAGACCTCAAACTGCTCTTTAAAGTCTAAAATATCTATAAAATCATCCGATACTTTTCTCTCTTCTTGAGTTTTGTGTGTAAAAATAGATACAAAAACAAACAATGAAATATTAAAAAACATACTCCAAAACAGAGAGTGCGTGAGCATATCATAACCACCCAAGCCAAACAATTGTTGTGGTCGTAACAATCCCACTCCTAAAAGACCCTCTTTTAGGATATCTGTACTGATCCAATTGGTATTGACAAATTGAGGTATGATTAAAGTAAAGAACCACACCAAAAATCCTGCAAGCATCCCACTCATAGCGCCACGTTTATTGGCACCTTTCCAGAAAAGCCCACCCAATAATGCAGGCACAAATTGTAAAATGGCAGCAAAAGAGATAAGCCCTACATCAACAAGCAAATAACTCTTTGTTACAAAAATATAAAACAGATAACCTGCAAACACAAACACAGCAACAATAATCCATCGAAGCAACAAAATCCTTTTCTTTAAAAAAGAGAATCCTTCATATGATTCTATAAGAGGCAATAATAAGTAGTTGCTTATCATAATTGACATCGTCATGGATGTAATCATAATCATACTTGTAGAAGCAGAAAATCCTCCTAAAAAGGCAATCAGTGTAATGATTTCACTGTTTTGAGAGATAGGCAATGTTAAAACATAAAAATCTATGAGTGTTTGTGATTCATTAGAAAGCACACCACCTAAAGCTATTGGCATGGTAAAAAAAGTAATCAATAAAAGATACAGAGGTAAAATCCACATTGCTTTATAAACATGTTGTTCATTGGAATTTTCTACAACACTCACGTGAAATTGACGTGGTAAAAACATGACAGCAAACATGGAGAGAATTAAAATTGATATCCAATTCGAGTAGGAAGCAACATTGTTGTTGACCGAACTGTAAACACCTGCTGCTTTTGCTTTGTCAAAAATATCATTGAGCCCATCAAACATATAATAGGTCACAAATAGCCCAACAATAATAATAGCCAAGAGTTTAATAACTCCTTCAATAGCAACCATGATCATCATTCCTTGGTGCCGTTCAGTGGGATCAAGCTTTCGTAAACCAAAAATAATGGTAAAAATAATCATTAACGAAACAATTAAAAACCCTACAGAATCACTCGTTAAAAATTGGTCACTTTCAGAAGGATGATAATTGTCAATGGTTAAAATATTGATGGATGTTACCAGTGATTTTAACTGAATCGAGATATAAGGAACTGTACCTATAAGTGCTGCAATACTTACTACAGCACCCACCATCCGTGATTTGTCATAACGCGCTGAAATCAAATCGGCAATAGAGGTGATTTTATAGAGATTTTTTATGCGCACCATTTTTTTAAGTATCACAGGCCATAAAAATATCATTAATGTAGGCCCTAAATAAACAGCTAGAAATGCAAAACCACTGTTTAAAGCTTTCCCTACTCCACCATAGTAGGTCCAAGCCGTACAATAAATTGTCAATGAAAGTGCATATATCCAAACCGAAGAAGCAATTCTATTTTGAGTGTCTTGCTTTTTAATAAAATAAGCACTCAATGATAAAAGCAACATGTATGATAAAAAGAAAGCAACCAATATGTATATACTGAACATGTTACTCTCCTTTGTTGTTGTAATCTCTTAACGCCAATGCATTGCTTACAAAATACAAAACAACAATCACAACAAACCAAAAACCAAATAGAAGAACAAAGCTCTCTTTTAAATCAATGCTTTTAACCAAAGGAATAATATAGAAGTTTAACAAAGAAAAGAAGAAAATGAGAAGCATAAATAAGAATGATATTTTTTTCATGTCTTGGCCTTTACGGTGAACTTTTTAACCAATTATCTACACTTGTAGTTTACTATATTATTAATTATATTTATAATAAGTAACACTATGAAACATTAAAAAATAATTTATGCAATATTAAGCTTCATTTTATTGAGTTGTCAATAATATTATTAAAGTAATATTAAGAAAAAGGGAAAAAGACGATGATAATGCCTCAACGATCAAAAGATTTAACAATGACTCTTCTTATGACTCCTGACAAAGCAAACTTCTCAGGAGCCAATGTTCATGGGGGAGAAATTCTTAAGATGTTAGACCATGTAGCGTATGCTTGTGCTGCTCGTTATACAGGACACTATGCTGTAACACTTTCAGTAGATATGGTTCTTTTTAAGCACCCTATTAAAGTTGGGTCGTTGGTTACCTTTTATGCGTCTGTAAACTATACGGGAAGAACATCAATGGAGATTGGTATTAAAGTTATCTCTGAAGACATCAAAGAGAAAACAAGAAAGCATACCAATGTATGTTATTTTACCATGATTGCAGTTGATGAAAATGGCAAACCAACTCCTGTTCCAAAACTGGAGATTGAAACAGAGGATGATAAAAGAAGATACAACGATGCAATTCGAAGAAAAGAATCGAGACTGCACGCGAGAAATCTTAATCACATCAAATAATCAAAAGCTGTTTATACAGCTTTTGACTCTAAATACTCTTCATAGGTCCCTTTGAAGTCCACAATTGAACCATCTTTTTGAATTTCCATGATTCTATTGGCATACGCATCCAATAACTCACGGTCATGCGATACACAAATTACTGAACCTGGATACTCTAATAATCCTTCACCCAATGCAATAATTGCTTCAAGGTCTAAGTGGTTGGTTGGTTCATCTAAAACCATAAAGTTTGGTTGTTCTAACATGATTTTAGAGAGCATCATTCGGTGTTTTTCACCCCCAGAACAAGACGATACTTTTTTCTCTTGCTCTTGACCGTTAAACAACATTCGTCCTAAACAGTTTCGAATCTCAGAGATATCGGCATCTTTATCAAAGTTTCGCAACCAATCATAAAGTGTTACTTCCCCTTTGATTGTCTCTGTTGTATTTTGTGGGAAATATCCATTTTGAATCGTTGCACCCCAGTGAACTTCACCAGAATCTGGCTTGATGTTTCCAACAAGGATTTCGCACAGTGTTGTTTTACCAATACCATTTGGGCCAATTAAAGCAATCTTATCATCTTTTTCTACAGTGAATGAGATGTTATTTAATACCGTCTCACCATCATACGATTTACAAATATCTTTTACGTTCAAAAGCTCTTTTCCTACTTCTCTTTTTTGTCTGAAGATAATAGATGGATCTCGTCTGCTTGAGATTTGAATAGCACCCACATCAAGTTTATCAAGTTGTTTTTGTCTTGAAGTTGCTTGTTTTGCTTTAGAAGCATTCGCACTGAATCGAGCAATAAACTTTTCAAGCTCTTCTTTCTCTTTAAGTTTTTTGTTCATATCAGCAGCATTTTGTTTTGCAATCAAGGTTGAAGCAATATACCAATCATCATAGTTACCTGTAAACTCTCTGATTTGTTTGTAGTCTACGTCTAAGATGTTTGTACACACAGCATTTAAGAAGTGTCTGTCGTGTGAGATTACTACCATCGTACCATCGTGGTGTTGAAGTTGGTTCTCTAACCAACCAATGGTTTCGATATCCAAGTTGTTCGTAGGCTCATCCAAGAATAAGATGTCTGGTTTTGGGAACAGTACTTGTGCCAATAAAACTTTGAATTTATCACCACCCGTGATGGTGCTCATAAGCTCTTGTTGCTCAGCAGCTGGGAACCCCAAATCTTCTAAAATTTTTGTAATTTTTACATCGTATTCATACGTTGGATCTTCTTCTACACAGATAATCTCAAGTTCACCTAAACGTTCACCAATCTCATCTGTATACTCTTCCATGTAGAGTTTTTCTTTCTCTTTAATCGCATCATAAAGTCGTCTGTTTCCTAAAAGAACAGCATCAAAAATAGTGTACTCTTCATAAGCAAATTGGTTTTGACTTAATGTACCTACTTTTTTACCGTTTTGAATTTGAATTTCACCCTCTGTGGCATCTTCAATACCTGAAAGGATTTTTAAAAATGTTGTCTTACCTGCTCCATTGGCTCCAATAAGTCCATATCTCTTTCCTGCATCTAATTTTAAATTGATATCTTGAAATAGAACTCTTGGACCAAAAGCTTTTTTTAAATTAACAGTTTGAACCATATATACTCTCTTTGATTTTGTAATTTAACGCGATTTTATCGTAAAAAAGATAATAAAGCGCTATAGTATTTCTTATAGGTATATCAAAGAGCGTCTTAAAACTCTCTTTGATAAGTAGGATTAAGGTCGATAGACTTTAATATTATTATAGTTTTCAGCATCTCGTAAATATTGAGCATGCAGTTGGCTTAAGATACCTTTGTCGCAATAGAAAAGATACTCTTTATCTTGTGGTAGTTTCTTAAACTCGTTTTTAAGTTTATGAAATGGTATTTTCAGTGTTTCACATGAAGTCTCTATACACGCATCTCCTTGTCGAATATCAATGACCGTATATTCCCCACTTGATAAATCAGTTACCACATCAATTTTACCAATCTCATTGATGTCTGCAACAATATCAGAAACATAGATTTTAGAAGCATTCTCTACTGCTTTATCTAAAACGGTATAATCAAACTTCTTCGCCTCTTTCTCCATACGCTCATATGAACCATGCGTCACTGGATTTTGTGAAATCACCCCGCAATACTCAGGCATGCTCTCTGCAAATCGTTTTGTTCCAATATCATTGGCAATGTCCATAATCTCTGGTTTGTTCATGGTTGAAAGTGGTCTTAAAACCAACATATCACACGCTTGGTCAATCAAAGCAAGGTTTCTCAGAGTTTGACTTGAAACTTGCGCTACACTCTCACCGGTTAAAAGCGCATCAATTTTCATCTCTTTTGCTATAGCTTGAGCTGCTTTGAGCATCAATCTTTTCAGTGTAACACCCATGTATGACTGAGCAGTTGATTGAAAGATTTCCGTCACAACGTCTTCAAAAGGAACAGAGATAAACGAAACGTTATGAGAAGAACCAAATCGATTCCACAAATAAAATGCCACTTGTTTTACCCCAATTTCATGTGCTAAACCTCCCAAGTTAAAGAAAATAAAGTGTGTTTTAACTCCTCTTTTCATCGTCAAATAACTTGCTACTGTTGAATCAAAGCCTCCTGACATCAATGAGAGAATGTCGCCTTGTGTTCCTAAAGGAAAACCAGCTAAACCTCTGTATTTTTGAGTAATGATATTGAGCTGATTATTGACCAGTTCTAAGTTAATAACCACTTCAGGTTTATGCAAATCCACTTTAGCGTTAGGATTTTGACTGAGCATATAACCACCCACGGTTTGTTCAATTTGTGGCGATTTAAAATCGTGTGTTCCTGAACGTTTTGCACGTACCACAAATGTTTTATCTTGAATGGTATGTGCCATTTGTACATTCACAATCTCTTTGATTTGCTCCAATGTAGTTACTTGGTCAAACTGCAATGCTTCTAAAATTTGCTCAATTCCAGGTGTATCAAAGAGTTTTTGTCGCACTTCCACTACAAACTCTATGGGCGTCACCACCTCTATTTTGTCAAAAAACTTTTTAATCGCAACCTCTTTTGAGATTCGATGCAACATATTATGAAGATTGTTATAAAGTTGTGAAATCATCTGTCGCTTAGCAGTAGTGCCTTTGACCATAATTTCTGGGAAAAATTTCAGTATAAATTTTTGTGTTTTAACTTCGTTAATATTCATTCTTTCTTAAGCCTTCGTGTTTAATAATCGGGATTATAACATAAGTGTTGTAAATTCTCATGAACTATCATACTTTACTTTATGTAAGTAACAGTCATTTTATATTATAGTAATAAATAATTTAGATAATTTAGATAATTTAGATAATTTGGATTTATAGTTATGACTCTTTTTTTAACGCTTGTAGGTAAA
Coding sequences within it:
- a CDS encoding methyl-accepting chemotaxis protein, with protein sequence MGMAKQGFSIAQKMKIFGAVVFTVVLCVGIMKYYLASDADKNFDIYSKKAVEGKFLVLEITNEINAISRSIQSIFLGDIVDENIKHIEASKSRVVEGFSQLLLSVKNTPNEDKKIKAVQTSKEKTLAYIDFGLQSVKSLDQMQLNQELLNEAYTNYRIKALLLEKNSQEAFKKIIQMKEKGLIKRTQMYHNQMDNLIYFIFLESLLVLILIMGYLTVLTKNISLSLERFKLGLISFFEFLDKKSQHIDPIIIKSKDEFGQMADMLNANVKKIETNLLEEQKLIDEASIIIGRVKHGWYSQTIETPTTNETLNTLKQGINEMIGATKQHFVTINETLEEYANYNYRRKVVVKGIEKGGVFELLISDINKLRDAINTMLFESRQNGLSLDHSATTLLSNVKTLNQSSNETAARLEETAAALEEVTSNIVSSTENITQMSNIANSVTQSANKGEELATKTASSMDEINEKVTAINEAINVIDQIAFQTNILSLNAAVEAATAGEAGKGFAVVAQEVRNLASRSAEAAKEIKSLVEDANIKANEGKMVSDEMIKGYVHLNNDINQTISLISDIAVSSKEQKTGVQQINDAINNLDKQTQENAAVARVANDIAQKTLHIAKDILSNTDSKEFEGKSEHIQDVTKEHKKESKINEEKTNTENIKQDDNPDEWENF
- the ligA gene encoding NAD-dependent DNA ligase LigA; this encodes MTKLEYDQKVEKLILWAHAYYVQDNPIATDEEYDKLNREVLAYEQNNPQDAHPNSPTKRVGGFVLEGFQKANHLSRMWSQEDIFNTQELIDWINRAKKVNENLEYYCEPKFDGASMNLIYEHGVLKQAITRGDGSVGEDVTNNVKTMHSVPLQIKEQSLIEIRGEVVIRKSDFEKINAQRLKNGEQLFANPRNAASGSLRQLDPSITAQRKLFFNVWGIGQNSLEFKTNSQSMEYIYSLGFVKPPLQRVCHNVQEIEELYHQIIDSRDVIPMMLDGMVIKINDLETQDELGFTVKYPKWSCAYKFPAVEKSTRVKDIILQVGRTGVITPVAVVEPTHIDGSTVERATLHNFDEIARLDLRLNDEVIIIKSGDIIPKITKVFTDRRDGTQIEVQRPTSCPKCQSELLDEGTLIKCQNLDCEARVVNSIIYFASKNCMNIDGLGNKIVELLVNEKIIFDILDLYSLSYEKLKNLEGFKEKKINNLLNAIDNTKGSELHRIINALGIEHIGEVASKQICLEFGLDVVNVNYEQLVALDGIGEQMANSFCEFMRVNHELVNKLIEIIHPKVEEKVEVSENAFKGKTVVLTGTMSVSRGVIKKNLEVLGAKVSSSVSKKTDYVIYGEEAGSKYDKAVELGVQTLTEDEMNALLD
- a CDS encoding sensor histidine kinase → MFSIYILVAFFLSYMLLLSLSAYFIKKQDTQNRIASSVWIYALSLTIYCTAWTYYGGVGKALNSGFAFLAVYLGPTLMIFLWPVILKKMVRIKNLYKITSIADLISARYDKSRMVGAVVSIAALIGTVPYISIQLKSLVTSINILTIDNYHPSESDQFLTSDSVGFLIVSLMIIFTIIFGLRKLDPTERHQGMMIMVAIEGVIKLLAIIIVGLFVTYYMFDGLNDIFDKAKAAGVYSSVNNNVASYSNWISILILSMFAVMFLPRQFHVSVVENSNEQHVYKAMWILPLYLLLITFFTMPIALGGVLSNESQTLIDFYVLTLPISQNSEIITLIAFLGGFSASTSMIMITSMTMSIMISNYLLLPLIESYEGFSFLKKRILLLRWIIVAVFVFAGYLFYIFVTKSYLLVDVGLISFAAILQFVPALLGGLFWKGANKRGAMSGMLAGFLVWFFTLIIPQFVNTNWISTDILKEGLLGVGLLRPQQLFGLGGYDMLTHSLFWSMFFNISLFVFVSIFTHKTQEERKVSDDFIDILDFKEQFEVSEELKSHINLSKKIETYKRVLNAYYKEEKTIEVLNDILKELGFTDKTSLNIIELARLHGQVERYLSGTVGAASAHSIMEKSYAFKHSESKELSKTYADILSKMKVTPKEFNEKINFYVEKEKILLKHSIQLQEKIAQRDKEIEARRKAEAEIRYLNENLEKKVKERTQELQQSMEKLEQTQEHLIETEKLASLGGLVAGVAHEINTPVGLSLTGITHFSDITKKLKKDYENGDLGEDEFNAYIDTSYKLAKTIRLNLEKTAHLVKSFKQVAVDQSVEEKREIKLNQYINEVVLSLHNKLKQTKIDVLVHCPKELSISSYPGDISQILTNLIMNSLIHGFKKEDEGSIQIDVNKVGDAIQIIYKDTGKGIPTENLKKIYEPFFTTNREGGGSGLGLNIIYNLVTKKLGGVIVCESSEGEGVTFTMTLPL
- a CDS encoding acyl-CoA thioesterase, whose amino-acid sequence is MPQRSKDLTMTLLMTPDKANFSGANVHGGEILKMLDHVAYACAARYTGHYAVTLSVDMVLFKHPIKVGSLVTFYASVNYTGRTSMEIGIKVISEDIKEKTRKHTNVCYFTMIAVDENGKPTPVPKLEIETEDDKRRYNDAIRRKESRLHARNLNHIK
- a CDS encoding ABC-F family ATP-binding cassette domain-containing protein, with amino-acid sequence MVQTVNLKKAFGPRVLFQDINLKLDAGKRYGLIGANGAGKTTFLKILSGIEDATEGEIQIQNGKKVGTLSQNQFAYEEYTIFDAVLLGNRRLYDAIKEKEKLYMEEYTDEIGERLGELEIICVEEDPTYEYDVKITKILEDLGFPAAEQQELMSTITGGDKFKVLLAQVLFPKPDILFLDEPTNNLDIETIGWLENQLQHHDGTMVVISHDRHFLNAVCTNILDVDYKQIREFTGNYDDWYIASTLIAKQNAADMNKKLKEKEELEKFIARFSANASKAKQATSRQKQLDKLDVGAIQISSRRDPSIIFRQKREVGKELLNVKDICKSYDGETVLNNISFTVEKDDKIALIGPNGIGKTTLCEILVGNIKPDSGEVHWGATIQNGYFPQNTTETIKGEVTLYDWLRNFDKDADISEIRNCLGRMLFNGQEQEKKVSSCSGGEKHRMMLSKIMLEQPNFMVLDEPTNHLDLEAIIALGEGLLEYPGSVICVSHDRELLDAYANRIMEIQKDGSIVDFKGTYEEYLESKAV
- the thiI gene encoding tRNA uracil 4-sulfurtransferase ThiI, which produces MNINEVKTQKFILKFFPEIMVKGTTAKRQMISQLYNNLHNMLHRISKEVAIKKFFDKIEVVTPIEFVVEVRQKLFDTPGIEQILEALQFDQVTTLEQIKEIVNVQMAHTIQDKTFVVRAKRSGTHDFKSPQIEQTVGGYMLSQNPNAKVDLHKPEVVINLELVNNQLNIITQKYRGLAGFPLGTQGDILSLMSGGFDSTVASYLTMKRGVKTHFIFFNLGGLAHEIGVKQVAFYLWNRFGSSHNVSFISVPFEDVVTEIFQSTAQSYMGVTLKRLMLKAAQAIAKEMKIDALLTGESVAQVSSQTLRNLALIDQACDMLVLRPLSTMNKPEIMDIANDIGTKRFAESMPEYCGVISQNPVTHGSYERMEKEAKKFDYTVLDKAVENASKIYVSDIVADINEIGKIDVVTDLSSGEYTVIDIRQGDACIETSCETLKIPFHKLKNEFKKLPQDKEYLFYCDKGILSQLHAQYLRDAENYNNIKVYRP